Part of the Sulfuricella denitrificans skB26 genome is shown below.
AGTCAGTTGGCAAAAGAGCCGACGGTTCTGGCTCCCCGGAGACCACTTCCGAACCGGCGCCCCTTGATTGCTCTGTCTGCCGCGGCATCGATTGCGGCAGTTTCCCTGGTGGCGTGGGTAGCGATGCAATTCAATCATGAGCGTGACCCGGGTGCGGCAGCCAGTGCCATGATTGCAGAGGCGAGCACGGCGAATAGTGCCGCTTCCGAGATAAACGTCAATGGTTACCTGGCGGCACATCATGAATATTCAAATGCCGTCCAGTCGTCCCGATACTACCAACGCGCGTCCCTAGAAAAATCACGGGATGGAGGTCGATGAGAGTATTACTCCTCGCTGTCGCCGCGCTGTTGGGTATGATTGGTGTGTCACAGGCAGCTGATGTGGCGCAACAGACTGACGCGCTAAGCTGGTTGAAAAAAACCACCGTTGCGGCGCACCAACTCAATTACAAGGGTACCTACATCTATCAGTATGGCGATCATATTGAAACCAGCAAAATCACCCATATCAAGGATGAAAGCGGCGAGCATGAAAAGCTCGAGGCGCTGGAAGGTTCTCCCCGTGAAGTGATCCGCAACAATGAAGAGGTGCTGTGCTTCACTCCGGATAGCAATACTTCCGTTGTGGTGGAAAAAAGGAAGATTGAAAAATCCTTCCCTGACCTGTTGCCCAGGCAGCTTGATGGTATCACCGAGAATTATCGGGTGCGATTCGCTGTATCTGATCGTACGGCCGGCCACGCCTGCAAGGTGCTTATTCTCGAACCCAGGGATCAATACCGTTACCAGCATAAACTCTGGATCGATCAGGCCACGGGCTTGCTGCTTAAAGCCGGTATGCTCAACGAAAGGAGCGAGATGATTAGCCAGTTTGCCTTCACCCAGGTGGAAATTGGTGGGCAGATAGACAAGGAATCCCTGAGGCCCAAAATTGCCGGTAAAAAAGTGCTGGTGTCCAGTGAACCGGCAAATGAGATGGAAATGCAGCAAAGCGAGTTGAGTTGGCAGGTGAAGCAGCTCCCGCCAGGTTTTACCCAGGTAACGGTGATAAAACGCACGATGCCGGGGAAGGGCGTGCCGGTGAAGCATCTGGTGTTTTCTGATGGCCTGGCGACGGTTTCTGTTTTTATCGAGCCTGTTGCAACCGAGATAAAGCCCATGCAAAGAGTGGTTCGCCAGGGTGCCATCCATGTTTATACGCGGATGGTGGCTGACCACCAGATTACGGTGCTTGGCGAGGTTCCAGCCATTTCAGTGATGCAGATCGCGAATTCCGTCAGCAAGAATTAGGTGATGCCATGATCGAAACTGAAGCGATAGTCGTGAAAATAGAGCATGACGTTGCCTACGTTCAGGCGGACCGGAAGTCGAACTGTAGCAGTTGCAGCCAAAGTAGCTGCGGCACTTCGGTGCTGGCAAACTTTTTTGCTCGGAAGACGCCGCTTTATCGCGCCAGCAACGAAGTCGGCGCAAAGGTCGGAGATCGGGTTGTGGTCGGCATGAATGAGTCAGCCTTGTTCAAGGGGACGATGCTGCTTTACCTGTTTCCTCTACTGTTATTGTTTGTTGGTGCGGTAGCGGGGAGTGCGCTGGCTGTTACCGCGGATGTTAAGGATGGGTATTCTGTAGCCGGCGCCTTCATTGGACTGGCAACGGGTTTTCTCGGATTGAAGTTGTTTTCGTCGAAAATGGGGTTGGGCAGACAATTCCAGCCGGTCATCCTGAGCCGGATGGTCGATATGCCAGTAAGTGTGGTGAGTTTTGCGGGTGGCTTGAAGAAGTGAGTTTTTTTCAATAATTAACTTTGTTGAGGTGGTTAAAAAATGAAGAAGTTGTTGTGCACTTTTTTCCTGATTTCTTTTTCCGTGTTTTCCTATGCCAAGGATCTGCCGGATTTCACCGAGCTGGTTGAAAAGCAGGGTCCGGCGGTGGTAAATGTCAGCATAACCCAGACCGTCAACCAGGAGGAAATGTTACCTCAAATGCCGAATATTCCGGAGGGCGATCCATTCTTCGATTTTTTTCGTCGTTTCCGGCCACCCCACGGCGGCATTCCGCATGAGTTCGAGTCGAAGTCTCAGGGTTCGGGCTTCATTGTCAGCGCAGATGGTTACATTCTCACCAATGCGCATGTCGTGGATGGGGCCGATGAGGTCACCGTGCGATTGACCGACAAACGCGAATTCAAGGCCAAGGTGATTGGCACGGATCGCAGGACGGATGTGGCGCTGATCAAAATCGAGGCGACCGGGCTACCCAAGGTGGTAGTCGGTAATCCCAGCCAGCTTAAAGTTGGAGAGTGGGTGGCGGCGATTGGCTCCCCTTTCGGTTTTGAAAATAGCGTCACTGCCGGTATCGTCAGCGCAAAGGGACGCTCATTGCCGCAAGAAAACTACGTACCCTTTATCCAGACCGATGCAGCGATCAATCCGGGTAATTCGGGTGGACCATTGTTTAACCTCAGAGGCGAGGTGGTCGGCATCAACTCCCAGATATACAGCCGCACTGGCGGTTATATGGGTGTCGCTTTCGCTATTCCCATCGACGTGGCGATGGATGTTGCCGACCAGTTGCGTATTCATGGCAAGATCAGCCGCGGCTGGCTCGGTGTGATGATTCAGGAAGTTACCAGGGAATTGGCCGAGTCGTTCGGGTTGAAAAAAACGGAGGGGGCACTGATCGCGGGTGTTGAGAAGGGTGGCCCGGCGGATAAGGGGGGGCTGGCGCCAAGCGATGTGATACTGAGGTTCGACGGCAAGCCGGTGGGTAATGCCAGCGAGTTGCCTCTCCTGGTTGGTGCGACCAAGCCTGGAAAACAGGTGGAGGTCCAGGTGTGGCGCAAAGGTTCGGCCAGGAATTTGGCCCTGGTCGTGGGGGAAACGCCGACCGAGAAAGTGGCGCAGCGCCCTGGCAAGATGGAAAGCGCTGCTGGCAGGCTGGGTCTGGGTTTGAATGACCTTTCCGAAGCGCAGAAAAAAGAGTTGCAGATTCCGAACGGCGTGGTGGTGGTGGAAGCTCAAGCTTTGGCCGCACGAGCGGGTATCCAGCGCGGCGACGTGATTACGGCTGTCAACAATAGTGACGTGAAAAGCGTCGAGCAGTTTAATCAGGTTCTTACTGGTTACAAGGCCGGGCAGAACATTGCGCTACTGGTGCGGCGCGGAGAGCGCGCACTGTTCATTCCATTCAAGATGCGATGATCGGTGGAATCGTATTGACGGTCTACGGGCGTGAAGACTGCCATCTGTGCCACGATATGATCGCGGAGCTTGAGGCGTTTCAACCGGATTACCCTTTTTCGCTGGAAATTGTCGATGTGGAAGAAGATGAAAACCTGGAACGGCAATACGGCCATTTGGTGCCCGTGCTGACTGGCAACGGCGAGGAAATCTGTCATTACCACCTCGATCCGGTCGCGCTTGCTGCTTATTTCGGCAAAATCCGGTAAAATCCGTCTTTCTCAAAAAAGAAAGGGCACCGCAAAGTGCCCTTTTTTACTGACACAAACTTATGAAGCACATCCGCAATTTTTCCATTATCGCTCATATCGACCACGGCAAATCCACCTTGGCCGATCGTATGATACATTTCTGTGGCGGACTCTCCGATCGTGAGATGGAGGCTCAGGTGCTTGATTCTATGGATATCGAGCGCGAGCGCGGTATTACCATCAAAGCGCAGACTGCTGCCCTGACCTACAAAGCCCTGGATGGACAACTTTACCAGCTTAACCTGATCGACACCCCCGGCCACGTGGATTTCTCCTACGAAGTCAGTCGCTCGCTTTCCGCCTGCGAGGGCGCTCTGCTGGTGGTTGACGCTTCTCAGGGCGTGGAGGCGCAGAGTGTGGCGAATTGCTATACCGCCCTTGAGCTGGGTGTAGAGGTCGTGTCGGTACTCAACAAGATCGATCTTCCCAGCGCCGAGCCTGAGCGAGTGATGAAGGAAATTGAGGACATCATTGGCATAGATGCCAGTCATGCGGTTCTGTGCTCGGCCAAGACCGGTCTGGGTGTGCAGGATGTGCTGGAAGCGGTCATCGCCCGGATTCCAGCGCCCAAGGGCAACCCGGATGGCCCCTTGAAGGCGCTGATCATCGACTCGTGGTTCGATAATTATGTCGGTGTAGTGATGTTGGTGCGCGTGGTGGATGGTGTGCTGAAACCCAAGGATAAAATCCTGCTGATGGCCAGCGGCACTGAACACCTGTGCGAACAGGTCGGTGTGTTCACGCCCAAATCTCAGGCCCGGACGCAACTGTCGGCAGGCGAGGTGGGTTTTGTCATTGCCGGGATCAAGGAACTCAAGGCAGCCAAGGTGGGCGATACCGTAACCCTGGCCGGAAAGCGTGCCAGTGAGGCACTGCCGGGCTTCAAGGAAATCCAGCCGCAGGTGTTCGCCGGCCTGTATCCGGTGGAATCTCATGAGTACGAAGCGCTGCGCGATGCGCTGGAAAAACTTAAACTCAATGATGCCTCGCTACACTATGAGCCGGAGGTTTCACAGGCACTAGGGTTCGGATTCCGCTGCGGATTCCTCGGACTGCTGCACATGGAGATTGTGCAGGAGCGATTGGAGCGTGAATATGATATGGACCTCATTACTACCGCACCGACGGTGGTGTATGAGGTGGTGATGCGCGGCGGCGAGGTACTGGAAATCGAGAATCCCGCCAAGTTGCCCGAGCTATCCAAGATCGAGGAAATCCGCGAGCCGATCATCACCACCACTGTTCTTGCACCGCAGGAATATGTGGGTGCCGTGATGACGCTGTGCAACCAGAAGCGCGGCGTGCAGAAGAATATTCAGTACTTGGGGCGGCAGGTGATGCTGACCTACGAGATGCCGATGAATGAAGTGGTGATGGATTTCTTCGACAAGCTGAAATCGGTATCGCGCGGTTATGCCTCAATGGATTACGAGTTCCTGGAATTCCGTACTTCAGATCTGGTAAAAGTGGATATTTTGATCAATGCTGAAAAGGTGGATGCCCTGTCGGTGATCGTTCACCGAGCTAACAGCCAGTACCGGGGCCGAGAAGTAGCCGCCAAGATGCGCGAGCTGATTCCGCGTCAGATGTTCGATGTGGCGATCCAGGCGGCCATCGGTGCTCAAATCATCGCACGCGAAAACGTCAAGGCACTGCGAAAAAACGTGCTGGCGAAATGCTACGGCGGCGATATCAGCCGCAAGCGCAAGCTGCTGGAAAAGCAGAAGGCAGGTAAAAA
Proteins encoded:
- a CDS encoding sigma-E factor negative regulatory protein, whose translation is MMESRISALTDGELDHEEANEILISAREQTELQQKWNMYHLIGDSLRHTSALSPDLNARIASQLAKEPTVLAPRRPLPNRRPLIALSAAASIAAVSLVAWVAMQFNHERDPGAAASAMIAEASTANSAASEINVNGYLAAHHEYSNAVQSSRYYQRASLEKSRDGGR
- a CDS encoding MucB/RseB C-terminal domain-containing protein encodes the protein MRVLLLAVAALLGMIGVSQAADVAQQTDALSWLKKTTVAAHQLNYKGTYIYQYGDHIETSKITHIKDESGEHEKLEALEGSPREVIRNNEEVLCFTPDSNTSVVVEKRKIEKSFPDLLPRQLDGITENYRVRFAVSDRTAGHACKVLILEPRDQYRYQHKLWIDQATGLLLKAGMLNERSEMISQFAFTQVEIGGQIDKESLRPKIAGKKVLVSSEPANEMEMQQSELSWQVKQLPPGFTQVTVIKRTMPGKGVPVKHLVFSDGLATVSVFIEPVATEIKPMQRVVRQGAIHVYTRMVADHQITVLGEVPAISVMQIANSVSKN
- a CDS encoding SoxR reducing system RseC family protein; this encodes MIETEAIVVKIEHDVAYVQADRKSNCSSCSQSSCGTSVLANFFARKTPLYRASNEVGAKVGDRVVVGMNESALFKGTMLLYLFPLLLLFVGAVAGSALAVTADVKDGYSVAGAFIGLATGFLGLKLFSSKMGLGRQFQPVILSRMVDMPVSVVSFAGGLKK
- a CDS encoding DegQ family serine endoprotease yields the protein MKKLLCTFFLISFSVFSYAKDLPDFTELVEKQGPAVVNVSITQTVNQEEMLPQMPNIPEGDPFFDFFRRFRPPHGGIPHEFESKSQGSGFIVSADGYILTNAHVVDGADEVTVRLTDKREFKAKVIGTDRRTDVALIKIEATGLPKVVVGNPSQLKVGEWVAAIGSPFGFENSVTAGIVSAKGRSLPQENYVPFIQTDAAINPGNSGGPLFNLRGEVVGINSQIYSRTGGYMGVAFAIPIDVAMDVADQLRIHGKISRGWLGVMIQEVTRELAESFGLKKTEGALIAGVEKGGPADKGGLAPSDVILRFDGKPVGNASELPLLVGATKPGKQVEVQVWRKGSARNLALVVGETPTEKVAQRPGKMESAAGRLGLGLNDLSEAQKKELQIPNGVVVVEAQALAARAGIQRGDVITAVNNSDVKSVEQFNQVLTGYKAGQNIALLVRRGERALFIPFKMR
- a CDS encoding glutaredoxin family protein, with the protein product MIGGIVLTVYGREDCHLCHDMIAELEAFQPDYPFSLEIVDVEEDENLERQYGHLVPVLTGNGEEICHYHLDPVALAAYFGKIR
- the lepA gene encoding translation elongation factor 4, producing the protein MKHIRNFSIIAHIDHGKSTLADRMIHFCGGLSDREMEAQVLDSMDIERERGITIKAQTAALTYKALDGQLYQLNLIDTPGHVDFSYEVSRSLSACEGALLVVDASQGVEAQSVANCYTALELGVEVVSVLNKIDLPSAEPERVMKEIEDIIGIDASHAVLCSAKTGLGVQDVLEAVIARIPAPKGNPDGPLKALIIDSWFDNYVGVVMLVRVVDGVLKPKDKILLMASGTEHLCEQVGVFTPKSQARTQLSAGEVGFVIAGIKELKAAKVGDTVTLAGKRASEALPGFKEIQPQVFAGLYPVESHEYEALRDALEKLKLNDASLHYEPEVSQALGFGFRCGFLGLLHMEIVQERLEREYDMDLITTAPTVVYEVVMRGGEVLEIENPAKLPELSKIEEIREPIITTTVLAPQEYVGAVMTLCNQKRGVQKNIQYLGRQVMLTYEMPMNEVVMDFFDKLKSVSRGYASMDYEFLEFRTSDLVKVDILINAEKVDALSVIVHRANSQYRGREVAAKMRELIPRQMFDVAIQAAIGAQIIARENVKALRKNVLAKCYGGDISRKRKLLEKQKAGKKRMKQVGNVEIPQEAFLAILQVDNK